One segment of Hydrogenothermus marinus DNA contains the following:
- a CDS encoding sulfurtransferase TusA family protein, whose product MAENLENINPDIVHDATGTYCPIPITELAKVVKQAKTGQIIELQADDEGAIQDVPAWCETTGNEYLGYIDEDGLLRFFVRKTQE is encoded by the coding sequence GCAGAAAATTTAGAAAATATAAATCCAGATATAGTACATGATGCAACAGGTACATACTGTCCAATACCTATTACTGAACTTGCAAAAGTAGTAAAACAAGCAAAAACTGGGCAAATAATAGAGCTTCAAGCAGATGATGAAGGTGCTATTCAAGATGTACCTGCTTGGTGTGAAACAACAGGAAATGAATATCTTGGATATATTGATGAAGATGGATTATTAAGATTTTTTGTAAGGAAGACACAAGAATGA
- a CDS encoding NifU family protein, translating to MATMTDKEKEVESVLEQIRPALAIDEGNIILKKVEGDTVYLELVGTCVHCPISDMTMKDTVVLAIKQLVPWAKTVMIGQSKFKIK from the coding sequence ATGGCAACTATGACAGATAAAGAAAAAGAAGTTGAGTCGGTCTTAGAGCAAATAAGGCCTGCATTAGCAATTGATGAAGGAAACATTATATTAAAAAAAGTTGAAGGAGATACTGTATATTTAGAATTAGTTGGAACATGTGTACATTGCCCAATATCTGATATGACAATGAAAGATACAGTTGTTCTTGCTATAAAACAGCTTGTTCCATGGGCAAAAACTGTAATGATAGGTCAGTCAAAATTTAAAATAAAATGA
- the aroE gene encoding shikimate dehydrogenase — translation MKLEVDISGNTDIYGIFGYPVKHSKSPQFQTSAFSYLNIPAVYLPFEVKPEDLEKAVESIKVLGIKGVNITVPHKEEVIKYLNEVSEEVKYIKACNTIKNIDGYLIGYNTDAEGFITGLKQLIPNLEGKKVLVLGAGGASRAIIYSLIKEGVDKIYQANRTLGKVFKIIEDFKPLTKFIEEIILPISYDKIECCVLPYVDIIVNTTSVGLNEEDKPLFDYSKIEKKHIVIDIIYKKTPLLKAAENKGCQWQDGLPMLLYQGAKAFEIWTGKKAPIDVMKKALLK, via the coding sequence ATGAAGTTAGAAGTAGATATTTCAGGTAATACTGATATTTATGGTATATTTGGTTATCCTGTAAAACATTCAAAATCTCCTCAATTTCAAACATCAGCTTTTTCTTATCTTAATATTCCTGCAGTCTATCTTCCATTTGAGGTAAAACCTGAAGATTTAGAAAAAGCAGTTGAATCAATAAAAGTTCTTGGTATAAAAGGTGTTAATATAACAGTACCTCATAAAGAAGAAGTTATAAAATATCTAAATGAAGTCTCTGAAGAAGTAAAATATATAAAAGCCTGTAATACTATAAAAAATATAGATGGATATTTAATTGGTTATAATACTGATGCAGAAGGTTTTATAACAGGATTAAAACAGTTAATACCAAACTTAGAAGGCAAAAAAGTTTTAGTCCTTGGAGCTGGTGGAGCTTCAAGAGCAATAATCTATTCCCTTATAAAAGAAGGAGTAGATAAAATATATCAAGCAAATAGGACTTTAGGAAAAGTTTTTAAGATAATAGAAGATTTTAAGCCTTTAACTAAGTTCATAGAAGAGATAATCTTACCTATTAGTTATGACAAAATAGAATGTTGTGTATTACCTTATGTAGATATTATAGTTAATACTACCTCTGTAGGGTTAAATGAAGAAGATAAACCTTTATTTGATTATTCAAAAATAGAAAAAAAACATATAGTTATAGATATTATCTATAAGAAAACTCCCCTATTAAAAGCTGCGGAAAACAAAGGATGTCAATGGCAAGATGGACTTCCTATGCTTTTATATCAAGGAGCAAAAGCCTTTGAAATATGGACAGGTAAAAAAGCTCCTATTGATGTTATGAAAAAAGCTTTGTTAAAATAA
- a CDS encoding M14 family metallopeptidase, which produces MARYLILLLFFFSYAFSAQLHFKLYKKEGKIKGNTLLVIGGIHGNEPGAYFAAAMLVLHYKIKKGSLWIVPNLNFDSDIRNVRGLYGDMNRKFAYISKNDPDYKIVQDIKKLILNPKVDLILNLHDGHGFYRHHWENEIFNPKAWGQACIIDQKCIKTKKFGNLYELAKKVSYVVNKKLIKNHHVFNIKNTRTKLYDPQMRKSLTYFAITQGKPALAIETSKNIRDLSQKVYYQLNAIEAFMNVMDIKYERDFDLKLPVIRKLLKDYGYAVINRNIKIDLNNIKKYISYFPLNKDSNTIKGSHPLLAFLSKGNNWNIMIGNKKITTLKPDYVKSKRCIDSIEMLIDGKLKKVKVPSIIDVKNNFLIKDKDSYRINVIGFTKKGIKNESNILITKKDIPKRFSLDKNGKQYRVEIYKKDYFCGMVVVNFK; this is translated from the coding sequence ATGGCAAGATATTTAATCTTGCTTCTTTTCTTTTTTTCTTATGCTTTTTCAGCTCAACTTCATTTTAAACTTTATAAAAAAGAAGGAAAAATAAAAGGAAATACATTACTTGTAATTGGTGGAATTCATGGTAATGAGCCAGGAGCTTATTTTGCAGCTGCAATGTTAGTTCTTCATTACAAAATAAAAAAAGGTTCTTTATGGATTGTACCAAATCTAAATTTTGATAGTGATATAAGAAATGTAAGAGGTCTTTATGGAGATATGAATCGTAAATTTGCCTATATAAGTAAAAATGATCCTGATTATAAAATTGTCCAAGATATAAAAAAATTAATACTAAATCCAAAGGTGGATTTAATTTTAAATCTTCATGATGGACATGGCTTTTATAGACATCACTGGGAAAATGAGATATTTAATCCAAAAGCATGGGGACAAGCTTGTATAATAGATCAAAAATGTATAAAAACAAAAAAGTTTGGTAATTTATATGAATTAGCTAAAAAGGTATCTTATGTAGTAAATAAAAAGTTAATAAAAAATCATCACGTTTTCAATATAAAAAATACGAGAACAAAACTTTATGATCCTCAGATGAGAAAATCATTAACATATTTTGCTATAACTCAGGGTAAACCTGCATTAGCAATAGAAACAAGTAAAAATATTAGAGATTTAAGTCAAAAAGTTTATTATCAACTTAATGCAATTGAAGCTTTTATGAATGTAATGGATATAAAATATGAAAGGGATTTTGATTTAAAACTACCAGTTATAAGAAAATTATTAAAAGATTATGGTTATGCAGTAATAAATAGAAATATAAAGATTGATCTAAATAACATTAAAAAATACATAAGTTATTTTCCTTTAAATAAGGACTCAAATACAATAAAAGGTTCTCATCCCCTTTTAGCATTTTTAAGTAAAGGCAATAACTGGAATATAATGATAGGAAATAAAAAAATTACCACATTAAAACCAGACTATGTAAAATCTAAAAGATGTATTGACAGTATTGAAATGTTAATAGATGGAAAACTAAAAAAAGTAAAAGTTCCTTCTATTATAGATGTAAAAAATAATTTTTTAATAAAAGATAAAGATTCTTATAGAATAAATGTTATTGGTTTTACAAAAAAAGGCATAAAAAATGAAAGTAATATATTAATAACAAAAAAGGATATACCAAAAAGATTTTCCTTAGATAAAAATGGTAAACAGTACAGAGTAGAAATATACAAAAAAGATTATTTTTGTGGAATGGTAGTAGTAAATTTCAAATAA